In the genome of Pieris rapae chromosome 6, ilPieRapa1.1, whole genome shotgun sequence, one region contains:
- the LOC123689302 gene encoding probable cytochrome P450 6a23 isoform X1, whose amino-acid sequence MVFILLTLVTIFFAFYAWFQYKFSYWARRGVKGPKPTFPFGNMRDVILRRKQLFQPYCDSYNTYKHLPYVGLYSFSIPVLCINDPNLAKNILIKDYDYFQSHGIFTSSVGDPFGGHIFNIHGDKWRAHRAKLSPAFTLGKLKSFFPFVDKISNEGLQYADMMYEKGQVINFSDFYSTYAMENISSIGFGVQNNGFKSNTEFHKRGRQFFEYTSIYWTVIRAIAFFAPEAFDALRINRTDPGINKFFYNLVKDSVDYRKRNSYRRNDFLQTLIDIKDRDTLPAVSGTEEYRFTFNDIIANTLLYMLAGYETSAATGMFAAYELAKNPAVQAKAREEVISVLAKYNNEWTYEAQNDMTYITMVLEETMRKYPPMRALFRRCNKDFKVPDSDFIIENGTLLFIPIQALQMDPDIFENPEQFDPERFATEKKAKMHPCHWMPFGEGPKKCLGMRQGYIQAKMLLVKLLTKYELSLDEKTEDPIRIKTTSFSCAPDNGIWINLKKIDNFS is encoded by the exons ATGGTTTTCATATTACTTACATTGGTTACAATTTTCTTCGCTTTTTACGCGTGGTTTCagtataaattttcttattggGCTAGAAGAGGTGTTAAAGGACCAAAGCCAACATTTCCTTTCGGGAATATGCGCGATGTTATTTTACGAAGGAAGCAATTGTTTCAACCCTACTGTGACAGCTACAACACATACAAACACTTACCATATGTAGGCCTATACTCCTTTAGTATTCCAGTGTTGTGCATCAATGATCCTAatttagcaaaaaatattctaatcaAGGATTACGACTATTTTCAATCTCATGGAATATTTACCAGCTCAGTTGGGGATCCGTTCGGTggccatatttttaatatacacgGCGACAAATGGAGAGCCCATCGCGCGAAATTATCGCCAGCTTTCACATTGGGAAAATTGAAGTCGTTCTTCCCGTTTGTAGATAAAATATCTAATGAAGGGTTACAGTATGCGGATATGATGTATGAGAAAGGGCAAGTTATTAACTTTTCGGATTTCTACTCAACATATGCGATGGAAAACATTAGCAGTATCGGTTTTGGCGTTCAGAACAACGGTTTTAAATCGAACACGGAGTTTCATAAGCGTGGACGTCAGTTCTTTGAATACACTTCGATTTATTG gACAGTAATACGTGCGATTGCATTTTTCGCTCCGGAGGCTTTCGATGCACTGAGAATAAACCGTACCGATCCTGGAATAAACAAATTCTTTTATAATCTAGTAAAGGACTCTGTGGACTATCGCAAACGAAACAGTTATCGTCGCAATGATTTTCTTCAGACACTGATTGATATAAAAGACAGGGATACACTGCCTGCAGTGTCAG GAACGGAAGAATATAGATTTACTTTCAATGACATCATAGCGAATACGTTGCTCTATATGTTAGCTGGCTATGAGACATCGGCTGCGACGGGCATGTTTGCAGCATACGAATTGGCGAAAAACCCGGCTGTTCAGGCCAAAGCCAGAGAAGAGGTAATCAGTGTCCtcgcaaaatataataacgaaTGGACGTATGAAGCACAGAATGACATGACGTATATAACCATGGTACTTGAAG AAACGATGAGAAAATATCCACCAATGCGCGCTCTGTTCCGGAGATGTAATAAAGATTTCAAAGTACCTGACAGTGATTTCATTATAGAAAACGGTACATTACTATTTATACCCATTCAAGCATTACAGATGGACCctgatatttttgaaaatccaGAGCAATTCGACCCAGAGCGATTCGCAACGGAGAAGAAAGCTAAGATGCACCCGTGTCATTGGATGCCGTTTGGGGAGGGACCAAAGAAATGCTTAG GTATGCGTCAAGGCTACATACAAGCTAAAATGTTGTTGGTGAAATTACTTACCAAATATGAACTATCATTGGACGAAAAAACAGAAGACCCAATTCGAATCAAGACAACATCGTTTTCTTGCGCACCTGATAATGGGATTTggatcaatttaaaaaaaattgacaatttttcttga
- the LOC110997249 gene encoding uncharacterized protein LOC110997249: MFHKFYMLILCALNIQHGQRCVLNTRIHFGEPLPVILRNNRILEPDDNDGNIVMNAGDVLTLSCQGAGFINHPDIKDRREVATISCEGCDNFRNDDWLNSLARFTFFRCSFSPIHHSKPTNRTCYEGYPIIDVGYTIADQFYPVYESCFDDVHFNPIYSKYTQKPYNAFYQTRVERPFFLDNHNYENIPVERLFSPPGQKAAVAQRVGPLVESYVTKSQLLSRGHLAAKTDFVFAFTERATFHYVNCAPQWTGFNGGNWNTLEVDLRNHIHAAGYDTIIYTGTFGITQLSDNFGRRVDLHLYTDQNNNPVIPIPQYFYKVVYEPSTKRGIAYVGINNPYYTFGEARELFFCTDVCRNTSGFGWLSWHPDNAAEGYTFCCSVPDFKDTVHYLPYFEVGGLLI; encoded by the coding sequence atgtttcataAATTCTACATGTTAATTTTATGTGCACTTAATATACAACACGGGCAAAGATGCGTGTTAAATACAAGAATACATTTCGGTGAACCTCTCCCAGTTATTTTACGCAACAACCGAATTCTGGAACCAGACGATAATGACGGTAACATAGTAATGAACGCTGGAGACGTTCTCACACTAAGTTGCCAAGGAGCTGGTTTTATCAATCATCCAGATATTAAAGACCGCCGTGAAGTAGCGACTATATCGTGCGAAGGCTGTGATAACTTCAGAAACGATGATTGGCTGAATTCCCTCGCTAGATTCACGTTTTTTAGATGCTCCTTTTCCCCAATCCATCATAGCAAGCCCACAAATAGAACATGCTACGAAGGATACCCCATAATAGACGTTGGATACACGATTGCAGACCAATTTTACCCTGTCTACGAATCATGTTTTGATGACGTCCATTTTAATcctatttattcaaaatatacacaaaaaccATATAATGCTTTCTATCAAACTAGAGTTGAACGTCCGTTCTTCTTGGATAatcataattatgaaaatattcctGTGGAAAGGCTATTTTCCCCACCGGGTCAAAAAGCAGCCGTAGCACAGCGAGTAGGTCCCCTAGTGGAGTCATATGTGACCAAAAGTCAACTTCTATCGAGAGGACATTTGGCTGCAAAAACAGATTTTGTCTTTGCTTTTACTGAACGAGCAACTTTTCACTATGTTAACTGTGCACCGCAATGGACAGGTTTTAATGGAGGAAATTGGAATACTCTAGAGGTTGATTTAAGGAATCACATTCACGCTGCTGGTTATGATACAATTATCTACACGGGTACATTTGGTATAACTCAGCTAAGCGATAATTTTGGAAGACGAGTCGATCTACATCTATACACGGATCAAAATAACAATCCTGTTATTCCGATACcgcagtatttttataaagtcgTATATGAACCGAGTACGAAGAGAGGCATCGCTTATGTGGGCATTAATAACCCATATTATACTTTTGGTGAAGCCCGggagttatttttttgtacggATGTTTGTAGGAATACCAGCGGATTTGGTTGGTTATCGTGGCATCCTGATAATGCTGCTGAAGGCTATACGTTTTGCTGTTCTGTTCCGGATTTTAAGGATACCGTGCATTATTTGCCATATTTTGAAGTTGGAGGTCTactaatatga
- the LOC123689302 gene encoding probable cytochrome P450 6a13 isoform X2: MLAGYETSAATGMFAAYELAKNPAVQAKAREEVISVLAKYNNEWTYEAQNDMTYITMVLEETMRKYPPMRALFRRCNKDFKVPDSDFIIENGTLLFIPIQALQMDPDIFENPEQFDPERFATEKKAKMHPCHWMPFGEGPKKCLGMRQGYIQAKMLLVKLLTKYELSLDEKTEDPIRIKTTSFSCAPDNGIWINLKKIDNFS, encoded by the exons ATGTTAGCTGGCTATGAGACATCGGCTGCGACGGGCATGTTTGCAGCATACGAATTGGCGAAAAACCCGGCTGTTCAGGCCAAAGCCAGAGAAGAGGTAATCAGTGTCCtcgcaaaatataataacgaaTGGACGTATGAAGCACAGAATGACATGACGTATATAACCATGGTACTTGAAG AAACGATGAGAAAATATCCACCAATGCGCGCTCTGTTCCGGAGATGTAATAAAGATTTCAAAGTACCTGACAGTGATTTCATTATAGAAAACGGTACATTACTATTTATACCCATTCAAGCATTACAGATGGACCctgatatttttgaaaatccaGAGCAATTCGACCCAGAGCGATTCGCAACGGAGAAGAAAGCTAAGATGCACCCGTGTCATTGGATGCCGTTTGGGGAGGGACCAAAGAAATGCTTAG GTATGCGTCAAGGCTACATACAAGCTAAAATGTTGTTGGTGAAATTACTTACCAAATATGAACTATCATTGGACGAAAAAACAGAAGACCCAATTCGAATCAAGACAACATCGTTTTCTTGCGCACCTGATAATGGGATTTggatcaatttaaaaaaaattgacaatttttcttga
- the LOC110996974 gene encoding probable cytochrome P450 6a14, with protein sequence MYPLLFIPATISIISISVYLWFKTKFSYWEKKGVPGPKPSFPFGNVRDVIKRKKQIFQPYCDAYFQYKKNPLVGLYCFNIPVLCVNDLELAKHILIKDYDYFQSHGVYSSSKTSDPLGGHLFHIHGPKWKSLRSKLSPTFSPANLKSLFPHVKKAAEEGLQYGDLMYENGTPINFTEFFGKYAVEIVGNIGFGIKNDGFTRGETEFYGRCRQFFEYTSIYWTIIRGIAFFQPEFFKKFGLKRTDPVINNFFYNLVKNGVEYRKTNNFRRKDFLQRLIDLMDTDTSLQSETEDSFTLIDVVANTMLYLFAGYETSATTGRYAAYELAKNPDVQRKAREEILRVLAKYNGQCTYEAQNEMTYMNMVLEETLRKYPPLRALFRRCNKDFKVPNTDIVIDKGTLLFIPIQAIQMDPEIFEDPEKFDPERFTPEKKASMHPCQWMPFGEGPKKCLGVRQGYIQAKMALVQLLSKYELCLNEKTENPLKVNPSAFSCSPLGGIWINLKKIDLNS encoded by the exons ATGTatcctttattatttataccggCAACTATTTCTATCATAAGCATTTCTGTTTACTTGTGGTTCAAAACGAAGTTTTCGTATTGGGAAAAGAAGGGCGTACCGGGACCAAAACCATCGTTTCCCTTTGGTAATGTCCGCGACGTGATAAAgcgtaaaaaacaaattttccaACCGTACTGTGACgcttattttcaatataaaaagaacCCCTTGGTTGGCCTTTACTGCTTCAACATACCCGTACTGTGCGTCAACGATCTAGAACTAGCCAAACATATTCTAATCAAGGATTACGACTATTTCCAATCACATGGGGTATATTCAAGTTCGAAAACCAGCGACCCTCTCGGTGGTCATCTCTTTCACATCCACGGCCCGAAGTGGAAGTCTCTTCGATCAAAGCTCTCCCCAACTTTTAGTCCAGCTAACCTGAAGTCTCTTTTCCCTCATGTAAAGAAAGCAGCAGAAGAGGGACTGCAGTATGGGGACTTAATGTATGAGAATGGTACACCGATAAATTTTACTGAATTTTTTGGTAAATACGCGGTGGAAATAGTCGGTAATATTGGATTTGGAATTAAAAATGATGGGTTTACAAGAGGCGAAACTGAGTTTTATGGACGATGCCGACAGTTTTTTGAATACACGTCGATATATtg gaCAATTATAAGGGGAATCGCTTTTTTCCAACCGGAATTTTTCAAGAAATTCGGCCTGAAGCGTACAGACCCCgtcattaataatttcttttacaaTTTAGTCAAAAACGGAGTGGAATATCGCAAAACCAACAATTTTCGTCGCAAGGATTTTCTTCAAAGACTTATTGACTTAATGGACACAGATACCTCTCTTCAATCAG aaaCGGAAGATTCTTTCACACTTATTGACGTAGTAGCGAACACAATGCTCTACTTGTTTGCGGGCTACGAGACGTCAGCTACGACGGGGCGGTACGCAGCCTACGAACTGGCAAAAAACCCCGACGTGCAGAGAAAAGCAAGAGAAGAAATATTAAGGGTACTAGCAAAATATAATGGGCAATGTACTTATGAAGCTCAAAATGAAATGACTTATATGAATATGGTTCTAGAAG AAACATTACGAAAATATCCACCCTTGCGAGCCCTTTTCCGCCGATGTAACAAGGACTTCAAAGTTCCCAATACTGATATAGTTATAGACAAGGGGACGTTACTATTCATACCGATACAAGCAATACAAATGGATCCAGAAATTTTCGAAGATCCAGAGAAATTTGATCCAGAGCGCTTCACTCCGGAGAAGAAGGCTTCAATGCATCCATGCCAGTGGATGCCTTTTGGGGAGGGGCCAAAGAAATGTTTAG GTGTACGACAAGGCTATATTCAAGCTAAGATGGCATTAGTCCAACTTCTTTCGAAATATGAACTGTGTTTGAATGAAAAGACCGAGAATCCTTTGAAAGTAAACCCGTCAGCATTTTCTTGCTCCCCATTAGGTGGAATTTGGAtaaacttgaaaaaaatagACCTGAATTCATAA